The Paenibacillus pabuli DNA segment TCTCCTCCGGGTTTAGCGTATTCAGAAGCCTTTGGTACAGCGTAGCATTGCTTTGGGTTAACAAAACTTCTGCTCCGATCAGCTGCTCCAGATGGATCAGGTTGTTCACCAACCGAATCAGAATGATTTCCAGATTCATCGGGTTCTGGCTATGTTTCATCATGTCTGCGAGAAGTGGGTATAGCGTTCGGGTTGCCTCGTCCTTGTCTCCGAGCCGTATTGCGTCGAATAGCTGTGATTCCAGCTCTTTGGGATAACGCAGCAGCATTGGACCAGTGCTTCCTCGGGAGATATCTTCATAAAAGATGACGGATTCCTTGCCCAGCTTCAGGCGCTGATATAAAGCTTCAAGACTCATTGAACATGCTTCACGACTCTGCATTAAATCCTCATAAGGTGAACTAACACCAACGCTCACTGAGGCATTCCAGTAATCTCTGGAAGAAATGATCATATTCTTCGCATATTGCGAGATCAAGTTCCGCATCTCATCTACCTTGTCAGAACTGCAAAACAATAACGTCGCTTGAGTACGTTCATTCAATACGACGGGGAGCATGCGTTCCGTCGCCGGAATAATCTCTTGCACCAACTGGTTCACGGTAAGTAAAAGAATATCTTTATCTGACCACGTCCCTTCACCGCAGCGATCCACTTGGATCAGCATCGTGATGAAGGCGGTTCTGCTGTCGATGTTATATCCAAAGCGTTCCAGGTTCTTCTCTACTTCTTCTCTTGTCAGACGGTTTTGCAGCAAATTAAGAACAAATTGGGCTTCAAGCTTGGGTTTCTCAAGCTGAATAAGCTGTTCCAGATCTTTTTTCTCCGATACAATTGAATCGATCGATTGAATAATCCAATCGACTTCATCCTTGACCATTGGCTTGGAAGCGTCTGCCAAACGCTTTTGTATCTTGCGGAAAGGCTTGGTGAGATAGATGGAAATGATATAGGCTATGATGACCATCAGCGCCATGATCACGATTCCCATCACTATAAGACCTATACGGATCGGTGTTAAGGCCCCGCTGACTTCTTTTGGATCAAGCAGTGTAACATACGTCCAGCCGTTATAATCTGATCGTGCGTATAGGGCGATGATTTTATCTCCCGATGTGCCTGGCAGTTCCAATTGTCCCGTCTGGGCTTGTGTGGCCGTACGCTCGCTGATGAGTTTCATTTGCTGGTTGGACAGAGGTACTTGATCCGATTTCGTTGTGTACAGCGGCTCCCCTTGTTTGTTTAAAATATAAATGGATGTATTCGGCTTAACCAGTAATGAACGATTAAGCGTCTGAAGGGAGAGATCCGATAAGGCAACAGCTTGTTTCTTCTTGGAATGTACCGGAAGTCCCTGCAGCAGCCGGATACCGTCAGTCGTTTTTGTCCAATATAAGCCGCTGCCTCCCTGCTCCGCAAACTGATTCTGTAACTCCTCCGTCTCTTCGGAAGTCAGTCGGGACACCGTACCGTTGGACAAACTCCATTTTTGCTGCAGGCTGACCAACGTATACTGAACTCCTTCAAGACCCATGGTAGCAATATAGCCCAGTTGAGACCTCAATTCCCGATACGCTTCAAATTCCTGCTCCGTCATCGGGCTGTTGATGACCGATCGAAAGGATGGAGTCGTGCTATAGGTTGCAAATGCATACTCAATGGTTTGAATTTTCTGCTCCAACGTATTTCGGATCTGTGTAATGAGGCTCTGCTGGCCGTCCCCAACCCGGTCCACGACTGAATTAGTCGTTGAAATGTATATGTAACTTCCAAAACCGATAACAATTCCAACACTAAGGAGCAGAACCGGAATGAAAATATTGTAAAACGTTTTACTTTTTCTCAACTTACCGTTCTCTCCTTCCCCAAATGCGTTATTAAATGGATTCCATCGGCATATAAAACCCGAACATAAAAGAACAAATTAAGTGTAAGCGATTACAAATAAGAGGGCTGAAACTTCCGGTTTCTCCCTCCATTTGGTAATATTCACTTGAATTTTAACACAGCAAATGATATGAGTTTAGACATAACGTATTCGAAATTAGCCAAATATTGCACAGGAGTGATTGAATCATGCTGCCGTTTTACGAGATTCGCAAAGATGATTTTACAATTATCCGCAATGCCAGACAGATTGCTTTTCCCACGCATATGCACAGTGCAATTGAGGTTTTATACGTCTTCTCCGGCACGCAATCTGTCGTTATTAGCGATGTTTCTTATGAATTGCAACCAGGTGACGCAGCTGTCATTTTTCCGGATATGATTCATCGCTATGTTAAAAGTGGTCAACAAACTGCAAGTGCGATTCTGCTTATTATCAATCCCAAAGTGTTTGAAGGCATATTTCCTGATTTCATTCAGCTTCAGCCTGTGACTCCATGGATTATGAAGAAATATGTACATAAAGATGCGGTGTATGCATTTAAAAAAGTAAAAAAAGAAGATGACTATGCTATTAAGCTTGGTTGGGCCCATATTATTTTGTCACATCTGCTGTCTCATCTCGAGTTGGAACAGCGACAACGAACTCCCGTACTGGATATGCCACAAAAAATTATCGAATATATGGCTAATCATTTTACGGAACCCCTCTCACTGGACACACTTGCTGCCGAGTTCAATGTAAGTAAGTATTATATATCTCACATCTTTTCCAAACAGATACAGATGAATTTTCGCAATTATCTCTCCATGCTGCGAGTTGAATATGCAGCGAAATTAATCCGAACCACGGATGTCTCTTTAACCACCGTGAGCAGCAGCGCAGGCTTCGAAAGCCAGCGTACATTTAATCGCGTTTTTCAAGCCATGTATGGAACTACACCCAGGGAATTTCGAAATCATGTGAGCAACTATTTGAAATGACAACAAAACAAAACTGGAAATAAAAAAGGCTCCCTTTAAGGGAGCCTCCTTCATATTAGAACCCATATTTATTTAGCAAGGTATCCGCCGTCAACGAAGACGGTTGTTCCTGTAACAAAATCATTTTCAGCCAGGAATACGACTGCATGTGCAATTTCCTCCGGTTTGCCCAGACGTCCAAGTGGATGTTTGGCAACCAGGCCATCATAGAATTCACCTAAAGATTCTTTGTTTACCATGCCACTTTCTACAAATCCGGGAGCAACTGCGTTCACACGAATGTTACGGTCAGCATACTCCAGAGCAAGTGATTTCGTAATTTGGTTGACCGCACCTTTACTAGCCGCATAAGGCATGGATGTTGGTTCACCAACGGAACCCAGGATCGAAGAAGTGCTGATTACAGATCCTCCGCCCGTTTTCAGCATTTCGCGAATCGCATATTTTGCGCCGTAGAATACGCCGTCCTGGTTGATTGCAATGACACGTTTGTATTCCTCGTCAGTCAGTTCGTGTGAAGGCTTTTGAACACCAATGCCTGCATTGTTGAAGATGACATCCAGTTTACCAAACTGTTTCACTGTCTCTGCTACCAAGTTTTCAACTTGTTTTTCATCGGCAACGTTGACTTTGATGAATAGTACATCATCATTGTATGTTTGTTTTAATTCCTGCTCGGCAGCTTTACCGTGCTCTTCGTTATAATCCGCAATGACAACCTTGGACCCTTTATCCAAAAACGCTTTTACTGTGGCCAAACCAATTCCGGAAGCTCCGCCTGTAATAATAGCTACTTTGTCTTTAAGATTAGTCATGGTGATTCCTCCAGTAATTGTTGTATTTTAGACAAAACTTACGCAGTTTATATGTAACCATAATCATATGGTTTAAGCAATGACGTGAGCTTTGTCATTTATTTGACACAATTAATCGTACTCCTGTTAGTGAGTATTGTCAAGCGACTATATATTTATTAGTTAACATGATAAGTAATATTGAGCTGAAAATGGCCACTCGCAAAAAGCTTATCACCCCGTTATGCTTGTTATTGTGTTCCAAATCACGGGGATTATGTACCCTAGCTGGTCGGGCTGTCTTTTTTTCTGTTACAATATGAAGCGAATAGGAGTGAGTCCATGCTAGATTCAATTGATAGTCATATTTTACGAAGACTGGCTCAAAACAGCCGGATATCCTATACCGATTTGGCCAAAGAGGTTGGATTGTCTGGTGTTGCCGTCAAAGAGCGCATAGACCGGCTTGTCAATCAAGGAATTATCGAACAATTTTCGATTGTCATTAGTGCCGAAAAGCTTGGTAAGAAGATATCTGCATATTTGGAGCTTGAAGTGGAGCCTGCACATTTGAATCAGATCGTAGATGTGTTGAAACAAAACGACCGAGTTGCCGTGTTATACGAAATGACAGGTCCCTGCATTCTCCATATACATATCCTTGTCGAGAGTATTGAAGAGATGGAACAATTCATGAACGAGTCCATCTATTCGCTGGAAGGTATCGTCCGTGCTGAAACGCAGATTCTGATGAAACGACACAAAAATCAGGATGGATTGAATATTTAAAAAAACAAGAACCGTCAGGCATAAAGACCAACGGTTCTTGTTGTTAATATTAAGGTATTATTGCTTTATAAATTGGTTAGTTTGTCTTGGAAAGCTTGGCTTGATAGAAATCGACGAAGTACTCGCTGACCTCCGCTGACTTCTGGGTATTTAATTGAATAGGAGCAATCAGTCTAACGGTTTCTCCATTGAATGCAGCCTTCGTTTCTCCAATTTTCGCTGACAATTTATTGCCATTATACAGGATTGAAACCATTTTCGTTTTCGGCTCCCATTCGATCTTGGCCCCAAACTGTTCAAAGCTGCTGCGTAATGATGTCATTTCCTGTTCCGCATCTCCAAACAACTTTTTATCAACAATTGCGTGAACCCCCCAGTTTCCATCGACTACCTGTGTGACTCCAAAATCAGTGGTTACCGACATTAAAGAGTAAGCCTCATCTTCTGTTAATCCCATGCCTCTCATCAGAAAAGCCTTGGTTTTGTGCGCAGCATCTTTCATGGCCTTGTCGAGGGAAGAATTGTTGAAGATTTCCTTCTGGGCATTCTCGCCCAGTTCGGCAAGATAATTCGCGTAGCTGAAACCATGTACTACCCATTCGTTCTCGTTTTCCAGCAGCGGGAAGTTCAAAGCCTTCAATTTGTTGTCCAGCTTATCCTTTTTATGAAGAATAATCTGAACATCTCCGGTTACAGATGTTTCAATGGCTGTTCCGTTTAATTCAGAATCTCCTTGCCCTGCGTGTGGATCACCAATCGACAGCAGCGCTCCAGGGACGGAAACGGGATAGTACATGGTTGCCCCTTCGGTAACACGCCAGTCATCTATGTTTCCGCCGTAATAGGAAGGAGGAACCGAATCCACGATGTCCGCTTCCTTAGGTGCTACGCTCATTGTACCGAAATGGAGACGGACAGGCACTCGCACGTCTTTCAGGACATTGTGATTTTCCTCCACCGTTCTATGATCAACGATAACACCAGGATAGTCTACCGTAGGGTGTGCATTGCCGTCCGGATCGGTTTGAGGTGTCCACCTGTAACTATATAAAGCCTTTGCGTAATCCGTTCCGCCTACTGAATCCATCTCGTAAATCGTCACAACCTCACGTGTTACGGGTTCTTCTTCCATCTCTCCATATAAAAAGCCCCAGTTTGCTGCCACGTTGGAACCATACGTTTTCCCAGCATAATCGCCGTTACCATTAGGACGAAGCTTCATGTCCAATATTTTCACTTCCAGTACATCTCCCGGTTCCGCACCTTCAACTGCGATAGGGCCTGTCATGATATGTACACCCGGTCCACGATCCGCTTCCGTCTTCTCTGATTCGGTCCAATGAAAAATATCTTCGACGCCTGCGTCACCTTTGATCATTCGTTCATAGTCGTCACCGGAATGATGAGTGATCGCGTCGACTGTAACGATATCTCCCGAGTTAACGGTTAATACTGCATCACCCTTGCCAATATTGCCCCACCGGATATTCTCTGAATTCGCCTTCAGAACATGAGTCTTTGGCTTGTATGCCTTTTGGTCAATGTCAGCATTAACTACATTTACACCTGGTATTAGCAGTGAACCAATGGATAAAGCAGCGAAAACCTTCCATTTCAATCGACTCCCCATTTAAAACCCCTCCTGCTGATTGTTTATGTCACATTAACTAACTTGTGATGATCCAAAGTATAACAGACGACAATAAAGTTAACAATATAAAGTTTTTATCACATTTCTATTTATTTTCTTAATAAAACCACCTGATATTTATTAATAATATTAACTTTCCTAAATCCCCTATGGATTCTATGATCTAATATCATAATAAAAAAAGCCGCCATTTGGCGACTTCGTAAGTTTTTATATTTACACGGTGTCCAGCTCCACTGACCACTGCCCCCCCGCTTCTAAATGAAGCAAGAATGTACCGTTCTCCATGGATTTGGCATTGGAATTCTTGTTGCTATGCTGCCTACATAAAGAGATATCGACCCATTCCGGTAGCTGAAGTTTCGTGTTCATTCGTCGATTGGCGGTTAACTCAGCTTGAAATGATTCCCTTTGACGATCCCATGCAAGGTTCAGAACTCCTCCAAGGATACACCACCCCTTCAGCTCTCCCCGTATCCATCGTGCAGGAAGTGCAGGGAGCAGTTTGATCCGTTCAGGTGAAACCAGAAGCAGCATTTCCTGTACCGCATTAACCCAACCCATATTGGCATCCAGTTGAACTGGAGCTGCATCCATCGTAAGGCAGATACCCATATTGCGCCAATCGTTATGGAGTGTGAATCCGTTGGACAGAACACAGGATCGGGCGAGAATATCCAGGCTGTCCAACGCCTTTTCTCCGTCGCCGAGCCGGGCACAGATGGATGACATATGAGCCAGGGACCACCCGCTCTGTGCTCCAAGTTTCCGCTGGTGGACCGCTTTCTCAAAGGCTTCGAATAGTAACGGTTCCTCCTCCCGGCTGACCTCCTGTCCTGGAAAGACAGGGTATAGATGGGATAGATGACGATGATCTTGCCGATCCTCAAAGGCTGGATGAAGCCATTCCTTGACAGCCCCTTCCTCATTCAACATATAGGCAGGCAGACGTTGAAGCATAGCTTCCCACTCTGGTATTTTGCTGGTGTAAGCATCGACCATTCGACTCGCTTCTATGGTATGATGCAATAATTCCTTGATGATGGCGATGTCCATGGTGGCATTAATGGCTGTCGGCATGGGGTGTGCGAGCTGTTTCCCATCCTTTGGCATATAATTCTGGGGTGTGTTCTCGGGTGAAACAGACGGGTATATCTTATAATATCCCTCTTCGCCCAATACCAGAAAATCTTCATAAAACAGTAATGCCTCTCTCATAAAAGGCAGTGCCTGTTCGCGCAGAAATTGCATATCACCTGTATACTGAAAATGCTCATAATAATGCCTGGCCAGCCACCCGGCTGCTCCCGTCCAGTTCATAATTACAGGAACAATCTGATTCGGGACACCCATGCCTGGCGTCGTTCCAGCGGGGATGTAAATCCCGCGACAGCCATACAGCTTACTTGCATTATCCCTGAAGGTGTCCATCAAGCCATCGTAATACCGAAACAAAGACTGATTCATGCCGGATAAACCGCCAACGGCAGAATGCCAGTACATCATCTGTACATTTTCATTAGCCATATGATGACCCCAGATTAATCGGTAATCGCCGCCCCATAGTCCGTAAAGTCCAAAAGGCAAACTGCCTTCCTTCGAGCTTCCGCTAATGAACAGATATCGACCATATGCCCACATCTTTCGAATAAGCCCCAAGGGAGCTTCGCCTTCATAGGCATCAAGCAGGAGTTCTTCATTACTGCGCCCGTCATCAGCTGCATCATCCAGATCAAGCTCTGCGGAGTGGAACAGGGACCGATGTAGCTCCGTATGTCTGGATAGCATTGAATGGTAATCAGTCTCCAGCCCTGCCAGCTCCTGCTTCAGTCGCCTCCATTCATCTTCCCGCTTGCCTGAATGAAACAATTTAACCAGAATGAGCACATCGCTGGACGTTTCGAATGGGAGTTCTGCACGGATCGCTTGTTCTCCATTGCCATTTCGCTGAGCCTTGTCTGAAATGGAATTCTCCTTTCCCGGGAAATGGAAATTTCTTTTGGGCAAAATGCTCTCAGCACCAGACTTCCTTCCAACACGGATTAGACGCAGTACTGCGCCAAAATCCTGTCCGTCATCATTTTTACCGCTATAGAATACGTACTGCTCATCTTCATCCGCTCTGACCGTGATAGACGCTTTCAGTTCCTTAAACTCTTCATCATCCCGCTCACGGTCACCACGCGGAAATTGAAGACCCACATTTCCCGATATTAAAGGTGTGTCTTCTGCTTCCCAACCCTGTGCCGGATTGGCCGCGCTCAGTTCTTCACCGTTTAATCTGAATACAACACAATCATCTGCACGGGAGACAAAAAGGCTTCTCGAATACCTACGGTTCGCTCCCTCCCAGCAGACATGGATTTCACCCGTTTCCATATCCAGTTCTCTGCGATAATTGCGAAAAGCACTATCAGAAGTCATGGTGAGCGTCAGTTCGGCCAAAGGAAAACGGGAGGATAGTCTGGAAGCATACCCTTCTGCTTGCACCGCACGGGTCAGATGCCAGCTGGCCTCCGATAATTCCCCCGAGTCCATAAGTCTCCGGGTTTCCTGCAATGTGTGACTGACATCGGGCAGCTTATCCTTTCTTCCCCAATGCCATAGTTCACCATGCTGCAGTAAAATCACTTCCTGATGTATACCGCCTTGCACAGAGGCACCAATTATCCCATTGCCGGAAGGAAGCGCCTCCCGCCACATCCCCTTCCACCATGAAGCGGGATACTTCAGAATCATTTTGTTTTTTTCGGGTCTGCTGGCTTGAAATCCGGTGGGTTTCTTCACGCGCCCCCTGCTCCCCGCATCTCCATTTCAATACTGGCCAGCAGGAATGGTGCTACTCCCATTTGGGCATCGCTGACGATCTGTTCGCTAATATAGTAGGCATAAGAACCGTCACGATATTTCTTGCCCCCAAGTCCAGCCCCATGACAAATGCGATGCAGGTGAACCCCTTGTTCATCCTCCGTGACAAAGTGTTTGAGAATAGCGGCATACGCCCGATCAACGACTTTCCGATCCAGTTCAGCCAAATAATGCAGACGCTGGCCCTTGGCGAGGGCATAGGTCAGCATGCACGAAGCCGACGCTTCCAGATAGTTGCCTTCCCTGCCGTTCTGGTCCATGACTTGATACCACAGCCCGCTCTCCTGATCCTGGGCATGGGCAATCGCATAGGCCATCCTCTCAAAGATACCCATGATCTGGCCGCGCTGAGGATGATCGATTGGGAAATGCTCCAATGCATCCACTACCGCCATCGCATACCACCCCATCGCCCTGCCCCAAATGTGAAACGATTGCCCCGTGTCTTTGTCGCACCAGCGCTGCTCCCTGCTCTCATCCCATGCATGGCGCAGCAGACCGGTTCGCGGATCCCGGGTCTTCCGCTCAATCAGCAGGATCTGGCGCGCGACTTCGTCGAAGCTCTCAGGGTGATCGAACACACGGCCGTATTCGGCCAGAAACGGAGAGGACATATAGATCCCGTCGAGCCACATCTGAAAAGGGTATATTTTCTTGTGCCAGAATCCGCCCTCACTGGTTCGAGGCTGCCCTTTCAGTTGGGCAACCAACCGCAGGATCGCTTGATGGTATTTCTCTTCGCCCGTTTGCTTCCACAAGGAGAAGAGATTTTTGCCTTCATTGATCATGTCTAGGTTGTAATCCTCAAGTTGGTAGTTCCTGATGATGCCATCGCTATCAATCAGTCCATCCATAT contains these protein-coding regions:
- a CDS encoding Lrp/AsnC family transcriptional regulator, whose protein sequence is MLDSIDSHILRRLAQNSRISYTDLAKEVGLSGVAVKERIDRLVNQGIIEQFSIVISAEKLGKKISAYLELEVEPAHLNQIVDVLKQNDRVAVLYEMTGPCILHIHILVESIEEMEQFMNESIYSLEGIVRAETQILMKRHKNQDGLNI
- a CDS encoding AraC family transcriptional regulator, translated to MLPFYEIRKDDFTIIRNARQIAFPTHMHSAIEVLYVFSGTQSVVISDVSYELQPGDAAVIFPDMIHRYVKSGQQTASAILLIINPKVFEGIFPDFIQLQPVTPWIMKKYVHKDAVYAFKKVKKEDDYAIKLGWAHIILSHLLSHLELEQRQRTPVLDMPQKIIEYMANHFTEPLSLDTLAAEFNVSKYYISHIFSKQIQMNFRNYLSMLRVEYAAKLIRTTDVSLTTVSSSAGFESQRTFNRVFQAMYGTTPREFRNHVSNYLK
- a CDS encoding glycoside hydrolase family 88/105 protein → MSAKIADTLVSECRDGNHPKIAGKWGYVAGMTLLALERAAVWNSEPRYSELVLHHMDGLIDSDGIIRNYQLEDYNLDMINEGKNLFSLWKQTGEEKYHQAILRLVAQLKGQPRTSEGGFWHKKIYPFQMWLDGIYMSSPFLAEYGRVFDHPESFDEVARQILLIERKTRDPRTGLLRHAWDESREQRWCDKDTGQSFHIWGRAMGWYAMAVVDALEHFPIDHPQRGQIMGIFERMAYAIAHAQDQESGLWYQVMDQNGREGNYLEASASCMLTYALAKGQRLHYLAELDRKVVDRAYAAILKHFVTEDEQGVHLHRICHGAGLGGKKYRDGSYAYYISEQIVSDAQMGVAPFLLASIEMEMRGAGGA
- a CDS encoding glycosyl hydrolase family 95 catalytic domain-containing protein, with protein sequence MKKPTGFQASRPEKNKMILKYPASWWKGMWREALPSGNGIIGASVQGGIHQEVILLQHGELWHWGRKDKLPDVSHTLQETRRLMDSGELSEASWHLTRAVQAEGYASRLSSRFPLAELTLTMTSDSAFRNYRRELDMETGEIHVCWEGANRRYSRSLFVSRADDCVVFRLNGEELSAANPAQGWEAEDTPLISGNVGLQFPRGDRERDDEEFKELKASITVRADEDEQYVFYSGKNDDGQDFGAVLRLIRVGRKSGAESILPKRNFHFPGKENSISDKAQRNGNGEQAIRAELPFETSSDVLILVKLFHSGKREDEWRRLKQELAGLETDYHSMLSRHTELHRSLFHSAELDLDDAADDGRSNEELLLDAYEGEAPLGLIRKMWAYGRYLFISGSSKEGSLPFGLYGLWGGDYRLIWGHHMANENVQMMYWHSAVGGLSGMNQSLFRYYDGLMDTFRDNASKLYGCRGIYIPAGTTPGMGVPNQIVPVIMNWTGAAGWLARHYYEHFQYTGDMQFLREQALPFMREALLFYEDFLVLGEEGYYKIYPSVSPENTPQNYMPKDGKQLAHPMPTAINATMDIAIIKELLHHTIEASRMVDAYTSKIPEWEAMLQRLPAYMLNEEGAVKEWLHPAFEDRQDHRHLSHLYPVFPGQEVSREEEPLLFEAFEKAVHQRKLGAQSGWSLAHMSSICARLGDGEKALDSLDILARSCVLSNGFTLHNDWRNMGICLTMDAAPVQLDANMGWVNAVQEMLLLVSPERIKLLPALPARWIRGELKGWCILGGVLNLAWDRQRESFQAELTANRRMNTKLQLPEWVDISLCRQHSNKNSNAKSMENGTFLLHLEAGGQWSVELDTV
- a CDS encoding AraC family transcriptional regulator, translated to MRKSKTFYNIFIPVLLLSVGIVIGFGSYIYISTTNSVVDRVGDGQQSLITQIRNTLEQKIQTIEYAFATYSTTPSFRSVINSPMTEQEFEAYRELRSQLGYIATMGLEGVQYTLVSLQQKWSLSNGTVSRLTSEETEELQNQFAEQGGSGLYWTKTTDGIRLLQGLPVHSKKKQAVALSDLSLQTLNRSLLVKPNTSIYILNKQGEPLYTTKSDQVPLSNQQMKLISERTATQAQTGQLELPGTSGDKIIALYARSDYNGWTYVTLLDPKEVSGALTPIRIGLIVMGIVIMALMVIIAYIISIYLTKPFRKIQKRLADASKPMVKDEVDWIIQSIDSIVSEKKDLEQLIQLEKPKLEAQFVLNLLQNRLTREEVEKNLERFGYNIDSRTAFITMLIQVDRCGEGTWSDKDILLLTVNQLVQEIIPATERMLPVVLNERTQATLLFCSSDKVDEMRNLISQYAKNMIISSRDYWNASVSVGVSSPYEDLMQSREACSMSLEALYQRLKLGKESVIFYEDISRGSTGPMLLRYPKELESQLFDAIRLGDKDEATRTLYPLLADMMKHSQNPMNLEIILIRLVNNLIHLEQLIGAEVLLTQSNATLYQRLLNTLNPEEIEHILVHEVIYPMVVSMQEKANHQFRSVADQIAAIVRTEYDQELSLESISERLHYTPNYLSSIFRKEYGMTFSDYLMGFRLEVARRWLVDTDMPIKDIAERLGYQNSQNFIRSFRKKEHVTPGAYRKMKLEL
- a CDS encoding acetamidase/formamidase family protein, which codes for MGSRLKWKVFAALSIGSLLIPGVNVVNADIDQKAYKPKTHVLKANSENIRWGNIGKGDAVLTVNSGDIVTVDAITHHSGDDYERMIKGDAGVEDIFHWTESEKTEADRGPGVHIMTGPIAVEGAEPGDVLEVKILDMKLRPNGNGDYAGKTYGSNVAANWGFLYGEMEEEPVTREVVTIYEMDSVGGTDYAKALYSYRWTPQTDPDGNAHPTVDYPGVIVDHRTVEENHNVLKDVRVPVRLHFGTMSVAPKEADIVDSVPPSYYGGNIDDWRVTEGATMYYPVSVPGALLSIGDPHAGQGDSELNGTAIETSVTGDVQIILHKKDKLDNKLKALNFPLLENENEWVVHGFSYANYLAELGENAQKEIFNNSSLDKAMKDAAHKTKAFLMRGMGLTEDEAYSLMSVTTDFGVTQVVDGNWGVHAIVDKKLFGDAEQEMTSLRSSFEQFGAKIEWEPKTKMVSILYNGNKLSAKIGETKAAFNGETVRLIAPIQLNTQKSAEVSEYFVDFYQAKLSKTN
- a CDS encoding SDR family NAD(P)-dependent oxidoreductase; this encodes MTNLKDKVAIITGGASGIGLATVKAFLDKGSKVVIADYNEEHGKAAEQELKQTYNDDVLFIKVNVADEKQVENLVAETVKQFGKLDVIFNNAGIGVQKPSHELTDEEYKRVIAINQDGVFYGAKYAIREMLKTGGGSVISTSSILGSVGEPTSMPYAASKGAVNQITKSLALEYADRNIRVNAVAPGFVESGMVNKESLGEFYDGLVAKHPLGRLGKPEEIAHAVVFLAENDFVTGTTVFVDGGYLAK